ACCTTTATTTTGATCTCCTTATAGTATGGTGTTAGATGATTGTAGGGGGTTGTTAGGTTCTTTAAATGATGTTTATGTCAATTATGTTAATCGTTCTCCACCTAAGTGTTCGATAttaaaaaattcattttgatttttttcGACACGACTCTTTATATTTTTGCGCTGGCATTTGAGTTGTCTCCCCTCCTCTTTCCAAGAATTAAGTTATTAGGTAACAAATAGGTTACGCGATTAATCTCTAAGGCCCTACCCGGCCGCCTAGCACCTCCAACCATGCTAATCTGaggatgaattttacattttGATGGTAAACAATAGTACGTGAATTTTTGTGTTAACATTGTGAGAATTGAATAAAATTGGATTATCCtatgggtgttgttaaacccagccccatttttccacccctagccccgtgaaaggacgaaaatgccctttcatgagttttgggaggggaaaagctatttttttttgtggattcgacacgcgggcgtgtggccatcacgcctcacctcgcggccggacgtgatagccccacgcctcaccgcgtggtcggccGTGACAGCCACATGCCCCACCTTACGGTCGGGCGTGTGGCTGTCACggccgaccacgcggtgaggcgtggggctatcacgtccggccgcgaggtgaggcgtgatggccacacgcccgcgtatCGAATCcgaaaaaaatagcttttttatcccgtaaatagttcgtcaaacccgtaaatagtccgaTAAACCCGTAAACagtccgttaaacccgtaaatatgcgattaaacccgtaactacagaattgtacttaaaaccaaaaaataatataagttaattaataaatattattaatcacaacatataaaactaatataatctagtccaagcctctctcctttcagcgtataAATTCTCCAAATGACGAACACTCTGATGAGAAAATAAtcgccattgggtggcaatgggaggcactggaaacgaaggatgtaaataaagacgtatgtagtgacgataactccccaaatgacaaatcacaatctctcgctcaggtggtcttccatcgtccgaacgcatcggcagtatagtgcaacatcctaattGTTCTGTAGTAAAGAGGAAAATTACTGCGTTCaatacagatgcagcagcaAATAAGTCATCCagactcaccatccagtgggactcaccacaacccgctcctgcccatttaatacgtgtgagggcagcatcaaatCCGTTCCCGTACACTGGCGCATACAGATCATGGTTTGCCCGCATCTCAATCTCTATaagcactctcatcagcttccactcctcttggttATAGGTGATTgcatcggctaaaacacgaaatccacagttaccatccgctacaacatcatggaatccagtaataaatggtacgatgagaccttgaacccgatgtaaatggtggtaactggcgatatccgcatcaaatccgactgaaaatattaatatatgaaatttatcaataaaaatatatttactttaactttaacatatatataaatgaaataaaatatacccggcatctggttgttatgcacagatgaggatgaagaacgtcctcgactacgactactcctcgaacccGAGGACCGTGCTCGACCTCGTGGTGACTGAttgtactcccatgcactcggatttcgttttgttgatgaatttccctttggtctacccctaacagtgtctttgacctcaggttctttaaagccactttgttccgggtttatctgatcatgaatgtacatcgatatgctacgcaccattgaaggatctaatttttcaaccttttccacaagagattgaaaaaatcggtgatcctcagacccgtcagcatatactggagcagtaactggtatgtcactcaacccttcaaacgcaagagatctccaaaaaggatggatgcggtcaacacggaccgattcatttgtgtcaatatatgttttcagctcacatgcacacggaatgccatgagtcatgggcaacacgcatccgcattcagttaccacatccatactcaatgCGTGCATACGTTTGAGCTCATCATTTAGTACAGCcaagcagtaatgtgaaacgtgtaagtcgagatACGTGAAAGGTTCTCCACAGTGATTCACcgcagatcttcttctcgagtcctcgagtgagtatctgattatatacaaTGACGGATTataaaactaatgtattaaattttaaaagattaaagcaaataacagaataaatgtcttacttgatcgcctcgatctgagcctcaatgtccttgtgcaccttcgcccacactgtatcaagtgcaccagtagatgaattcaaccactgtttcaactgtgcatgtgaactctccactcgacaggttgtggtgtttcctaagtgcaacaccttgttcgtccatgctcgacaaaacttctctttatgcactagccacgTGGTCTCCACGTACTGAATCACACCAGGCCAGTTGCCAGTAGTATTCTTCATAGCTACCACTGCCGCCTCATATTCAGCTTCtgtcggggcttcaattatacgtttccatttggaatttttaaaaatttcaccaaacttcttcattccactcaacttgccaactctatcctccacatctttattaatatgccatgtgcacaataaatgatgagaatgaggaaatacctcacgaaccggccgcatcagtcctaactcccggtctgtagcaatgactgtcggatgcacatcaggttggagcaaaagcttcaatttttgtaacacccacatataactaccctcggtttcatccttcatgattgcataggcgatcaagaagtttttgttaGAAGGCGTCATACCAATGATTTCGAAGAATGacatcttatacttgtttgttttatatgttgaatccataccaacaaacaagtaataagatcggaacagtgtgatcgatgttggatgtgccataaataaatgagtcacgacattgctgcccggcaccgcttgcgtccaatgtatatagtccttatctatagcaagccgataaaactgaccgattacatcccgaccctcaaagctctcagtcctgattttctccctgtaGTTATAGATATGCCTTTGTAtcgggcaatcctccggatgtttttctttgattgcagcaaaaatagcacaaggcttagcttgagctgaactcatttcacgaacgagttttttggaagccgggcttagtccgctcatctgtctgtagccctgacgatatacagccaactgatgacagtgctgtcctctatctccaagaatcccattcaccacccaaccgcccaattcgccgatttccataacctttatctggaatttgcaaccacagtactttgtttttgtattcttccgtagtataacatccatatccacatccttttataatttttaacaccacgagcacatttaaccaatatccactttgacttgcGCCCCGTCTTGTGCGACGCTGTTGTTAACTCAAACCCGATCCCaattgccgtctgttttgcccagttaacagcttcatgatatgtttgaaatgtttgtttgggaaaaaactgcgAGCTGTAATCTATGCCGTTTCCGTCAAATTCTTCCCACGAAACCTCCTGTAAATGAGTAATAACGAACATTTTGTATCAGAACGTGACTTTTCTATAgcgtttcggtgtctaaacccgaaaaacaaCCACAAATATGCTCGGACGTGttagcatcacgcctcaccatgaggtggggcgtatgaacatcacgccccaccacatggtggggcgtatgaacatcacggcccacctcatggtgaggcgtgtggctatcacgccccaccacatggtgggacgtgatactcatacgcccgaccatgcggtggggcgtgatgctcacacgcccgagtgccgaaccagatttttttttccaaatcaaaTTACAGAAATGCAAGGAAGTTAATTCGGAAACATACCTCGACTTCGGACGTAGCATCACTCCCGTCTACTCTCGGTGATAACGGATTATCTTCCATCAAACGTTTTGTCTTTGATTCGGATGAAAATGAGTTTTGAGAGAGTTTGGTAGGGAtccaaattttcagtttttgttcaAAGGGCGGTTAGGTCTTTTTTCggggctggaagtgtgaaaatggggctggaagtgtgaaaatggggctgggtttagtaacccacttaTCCTATCGAATTAGGTATTAATCACAAGTTCAGTCTTTTTGGCTTTGGTTTTTGTCTATGCTGATTGATTTTGCTGATCTTACTGGTTCGCTGTTGCTGCTTCCTTGAAAATTGATGATCATTGCGAGTGGGAATTTTTTATTTCCGATGCTTGTCTACGTTTGTTGAGCTGCTTGAATAAGCTTTTTAGGTAAGGTCTGCTTTGGTTTTGTTCAATTATTTGAGATATCATTCAAGACTGCTACATTTTATTTCCAATTATTACCTCATTTGCATATTTCAACTCAAAATTTCAAAGTGAATGAAATTGAATGCAAGTGACTGAAATTGGatggaagaaaaaaaatgaggGAAAAAACGTAGAAGcaatttgattttgatataattaaatgaaaaaaaaaaaaagtagagaaGAGCAGTAATGGTAAAGAAAACAAATGTTATTTTGGAtatcaaaaacaaaaaatagttAAGAAAGGACGTGTTTTTATGATATTTAAAGAAAAGACAAATTATTATTGAGTGGAATAAAAACTCAAAAGAATGCATAGATGGTAATTTCCCCTAATTTTTTCATGTCAAAGCCCGAGACATTTCTAATGCATTTCTCcgaatataattatataatatcaTAATATCTTTTTATGTATGAGTGCATACACATACATTTGTATTCTTATATCTAGGGGTAGATAAACTTCTTCAAATTGAactttgttttattattttattaaatccTAAGAAAAAATAATCTGAATTTCCAATCATTGATTATTGTAATTGAATTCTCCATgtatctaattattattttatgaaaattgaAAAGATTTTTGTTATATGTAAGATTAGAGGATTTAACAGGATTTTATTAAACGTAAAAGTTTTACGAAAAACCAACGAAAAGTTTTTCAACAATCACAACTCCTTTCTATTTCCAAGTAAACCTAGAATATCTGTAAGTTCTGGCAAGtaaaaattacccaaaatattCAGATGCGTACAGTTAGACTAAGGACAATATAACCCTATAGATGTAAGATGAACCATGAAAATGCACATCTTTAGAAGCAGCTTTCAGCTAGTATGAACATTAAAAGGGAACAAATTCACACAATTTCAAGGTATCTTCTATTGCAAAACAGATCGTATCAGTTCATTGACTTCACTGATATGACATTTTAACTTCACTAATGTATAACACGTCAAATTATTGACTTTTAATGACAATACATAAATCTCACTAGTCAAAACATGAAATTCCCAAACACTTTATGTACTGTTAGAAAATGACACAGTCATTAGTCAAAACTACACTCAGTAAGGGCccaattcaaaataattttccAAGCTCAGGATTCAAATTGAAACTCTATTCAAAGGCTAAAAATAGGGTATTTTGCCCAAGGAAAATGATGGGACTTTCTATAATTGTTCGGAATTTGGGTTGGCATGTCAACATGTtatgttatttatatatttcacGCGATTATATATGATACATAAGTACCAAAAACAATAATCATGTCAGACAGGTTATGTCACCCCGTTTTATATGACCATGATGAGGTTACATGTCAGCAACAGTGTTAACATGTGACATCCTGAATGCCCCAAGACCAGTTCATACTGGACCATTGTAGAATTTTCAGGCAAATTTCTCACCAACTCTGACAACCTAGTTTCTGAAGAGGTGTCAATAAATGCAACAAGTTGGACCATTGTAGAATTTTCAGGCAAATTTCTCACCAACTCTGACAACCTAGTTTCTGAAGAGGTGTCAATAAATGCAACAAGTTATACTAGCTGACACCagttaccagctatggaacctGAGACCACAACACAATACAGCATAGGATCACAGAAAACTCAAGAATATGCTGTATTGTTTGCTCTCACACTTAATTCCAATCTATCATGCTAAAATATTCAATAAGAAGCTgctaaaacaaaagaaaaatcaacatCAACCTGCCTGCTCCATCTTCCAATCGTATCGACCCCAGCTCAATTctgaaaaaaaaatgcaaatagTGGCAGGTTCAGGACAATTAGGGCTACCAATTTCTAATACGACAACACAAGTTAAAGAGACAACCCACTTGAATGACTCATTTGacacaattatcatttttttgtcatttacatcatatataatcatgtgGAATATATAGATTACACAACATGATTACCAATTACGACATGATAATCTGTTTTGAAACCACTCAAGACAATTCCAACATGAGCCATGAAAATTGAAGATCGATTTAAATAAGATatgaggaaaaaaaaaaacaaccaaCCTGCCTCAGCCATACCATATATATCATGAATCTTGTGGGTTACCAAAACCATTCCATTAAAACCCGTAGCTTTGCAGTAGTTTAAAACGTTAGTCTCATGGCTACTGGCTGGTTAACCCTTATGAGAGTGCTATGAAGTTAAATTAATAGTTGGGGAATGAACCCTGCACAGGGAACAAAGACGGGAGAGCCTTCTTCGCTGCCCTGTCAAAAAGCATCACCTACAAAACAAATCCTAAATTCTTGCAGAAAATCCTTCAAATCATTTATATTTATCAACAAAAGAACTAAGCAATAAAAGCAAAAAGGAGCTGATATCAATAAGCCTTCAAAGCCAAAAACATGACCAGTATTTTCAAGAGAACCAACTGCAAATCCAAATGAAAGTAGCAAGTGTGAGCAGATGGCTTCTTGTGCCTAAGCAAAAAGGAAGTTCTCTACTTTGCCACTGCCGCTGAAGCTGTATTCAATATCAGTACCATACCATCAGTCATGACATAACAACTCAAACATATGTGTCATACATAAAATGTAAATTGACAATAGCATAAACTCTTCTGATAGATAGTTCCATAAGTAGCTTTAGACGGCCATGTCAAGGAATCCTTCATCTCTTTCTACCACCACGCTCTCtcaaagaaagagaaagcaTCTCTCCTGTTCCAAAGTTGTAATAGGCAAGGGTCATATTGTCCTTAAGAAAACCAGCTTTCCCACTTAATTTCTGCTTGTTCGCAGGAAGTTGGATCTCCCCTGCAATTTTCTCTTTCAGGCTGCCAACAGTCTCAGACAGGGACTGAACTGTAATCTCCAGGACTTGACCTTTGAGATTTCCTTCATCGACATTCGGCACAGAAATAGTGATGCATACGGGTCCCTGAGGAAAAAATACAAGTCATACATTAGAGATCTGAGATACCATACCACTTGATAAATAAATCAAACAGCAAAGACAAAGTAAGATTGCCAATTTACATACTGGATGTTGTGCCAGAAACTGATCTTCTGGAATGAGCATTGAATCATCAAGCCTCTGTCTCTTCGGCTCTGGTTCATCTGGAAGTGGTGGAGGAGCATCCTCTGGTGGAGGTGGTGGAGGCATTCCATGAGGCATAGGTGGAGGTGGGGGCATCATAGATATAGATGGAGGCATAAATTGTCGAGGGATTGGCATAGGAGTGAACTGAGAGCCAGGTGGAGGCGGCACAGGCATATTCGGTACAGATATGGATGGAGGCATAGGAGGTGGTCGATTCACCATAACCTGTTGCTGTCCAGATGGTAATGACATTGGAGGTTGCATTGGACGAATAGATGACATCATTGGCATGCCTTGTGGCCTTGGTGGAGCAACAGCATATGCACCACCGTTTGGGGTTGAATATTGGATTGAATTTGGAGGCACGCGAGGAAGATTCAAGGCTAGTCCAGGTGGGGGAGGGAGAGGACGAACTGAAGGGAAACCAGGTCGAGGAGGAGGGGCTGCAGGACCAGGAAGGGTCCTTGCATCATTATTACCAGTTTCCATCTGATCCTCCCCATTAGCATTTTGAGACATAGCCTGGTTTGCAGTACGTCCAATACTTCCAGTGTGACCATCCCATATGACCTGCTTTGGTTGCTCATCTTTCTTCTTCTCAATTTCTGCCTTAACTGCATTAGAAACTTCTTCCTCAGTGGTCCCAAAGATATCCGGACGAGTCCGTGCAAGCCCCACAATGTTTCTGGAAATTTCATCGTCCTGAGCAAGAGTTGTTTCCCGAATCTTGGCAAACAttctttctttttgttctttgtACTTGGGATCGATTAGGGAAATCCTCATGTGCTCAGACATCTCATTAATTGGAATTAATTCACCAGTAATAGGGGAAATGACAAACTTTGTCGGGTCTCTTTCAGCTGGGATCCTGTCCTCAGGTCTCTTCCAGTTCTTCACAATCCTCATTGGTTCTTCTGACTCATCATTCAACTTTCTGTCCTTCTCAGCATCGTCAAAACTAGATGCCTTCATTCCTTCCTCAACAAGTTGCACCTCCTCTTCATCCATTTCCATTTCAACTTCCTTTCCAGGCTCAATAAtttcatcttcatcaacagTAGATATCTTGCTTCTCCTTATAACCTCTTCAAGGGTCATAGGAGGAGGCAAGtcctcatcctcatcatctGCAAAATCTATTGACTCAACCACAACAAAATCATGCCAATCAATCATGGCCATTTGCATCCTCTCTTGCTCAATTTCATCCTCAGCTTTCTGCCTAGCCTGCTCCTGTGAACGTTCCCACTCCAGTCGATGCGAGCACCGTTCAAGTACAGTTGTCATATCAGTAACGCTCTTTTTCAATTTCTCATTCAATCCTTTAGGAGGCATCAAAACCTTTGAATACGCATCAGCGAGTCCAGTGAAAAATGTGAACATGCTGTGAGTTGGCTTCAAAAAGTGGAATTGGGGATTGTTCATCTCTCGGTTTGTCAATCCAGTCAAGAATGTTTGCCCATTTCGTGCCACACACTGAGCTGTCAGCTTAATAATATCAAGTTCTTCCCCTGTGATCCCTTCAGGAAGACGAACAGTATACTGCTCAGCCTCCGGGGGTTCAAGAACTTTACGAGGAGGTAGTCTAAACTGAGCTGCTGGGTCAGGCTTTGGAGCCGTTTCACCACCGTCGGGAGCAGAAGCAGTTGTTGCAACCTCAGTGACAGCAGAATCTGCAGGCTGAGAAGAAGACTGCAGAGCAGAAGATTGATTCTGCGCACGAAATTCAGACAAACGATGCTGATAGTATGCATGATATGGATCAGAAGCATtcaaaaaattgaacttagcaTTGTTAGCATTGCTGGCAATGATCCTCTTTTCGAATTCAGGTCCATTTTTTGCAACAAACTGAGAAGTTTTGTCAACAATATTCCTGATATCAGGAGGAGGATGAATGATTCCAATAGTTCTTGTGTGTGTTGCAACTGGAACTTTGTTCTGCTCCTCATTTGCTGCTTTATCTTCTTCAATTGTCAGCTTCTCAAACACTTGAATTGGGGAAGCAGGACCATCTCCATTAGAAGGAGGTGCTGGAAGAGTCAAGATCGCAGTGCCTGGCATTTTTCTTTATTCCAAAATCAAAATGAGGATTGAGGAAGTAACTCAAATCAACACGGTTTTAACCCAAAGATAAAACCAGAAGacatttatttaaattacaccaatgaggACCTTCCAGTAAAACTAAAAACCTGCATAAATCAACTATATTAATACAAAGGAAACGAAAGGAATATGTAAATAAACATTCACGCAAGCGCAGAATTGCTAAACTAATGTAATCCAATAGGCAATCAACATGAGACTCGCAATAATCGTATTTTCAAaaccaaaaaagaaaaatgtcGCAAGCAACATGTGGAATATCAACGAATCCGAAGTCCAGGAAATGGTTAGAGATAGAAACATATTAGCATGCTACTCTACGCCTACCACAAGCATGCACAGTCAGTTACAGGAATTCAACAGCAGTAAATCCAGAAAACAAGTAGCTGCTACAAACAATACCAATATATTctggaaaaagggaaaaaacgCATTCATCATTTAAATCgtgaaataaaaaagaagacCTGAGAATTAGGGTTTCTTCCTCTGAACTCTTCGAACTAACTTATCGGTTTTGTTGAGATGGAAACCACCACGAtttgaaagaaataaagattCTGAAGGTGAAACCTGAAATATGAAGTAAGAAATTGTAGGAGATGGTGCGGGAGAGAATTGAATTTGGAGGAGAAGAGGATGGAAACGGCTGAGGAAGTGCTGTTTTTGGAAGGAAAAGTGAAGGTGggactttattttatttatgtttttttagggGTAAAGTGCAAATTTACCCCCAAACTATTTTGGAAGCACAAATGTACTTCTtaacaagatcaatttcttttccaaaaaacaCAATATCAATTTAAATAGTAACCTAATAGTTCATATAGGGATCAGATTCAGATTTGTAGATAGTGGGAGCAAACTATATATGTCGTGGGAAAAAATGTCAGGATTCTATTgatatatttgatattttgtttgTTGATATTCCATTATAATACAAATTGGATTACATAAAGGATAGttaaatgctaaattaaaaattataaactcaaatttGGATTAGTTAAATGATAAATTGGAAATCAAATTTTTGCTAAATTGATTTAATAGCTAaattactaaattataaattataaataactaaatGACAATTAATTACAATAATTCACAAATACATAAATTATCAAACAATAGAAAAAAAGTACACAAACTGGGAGCAATTAAGTGaaagcaaaataaaataaaaaccccTATTATCAAATTATGTAGTACAACAGCCAGGGATTAAAGAACTCAAATTACCAGATTCATTGCAAATAAGAATATAAATAAGTATTTATGTAAATGAATAAAAACCAAATTAGCAAACCTTACAGTATAGCAATTAAGAATTAAAGAACAACAATTAagaattaaagaataaattaaaagtatacaacAATAACCTTCTTCTTTTGGTTCGAAAAGTAAGAGAAAAGGGAGAAGAACTGAAACAGAACCTTTGTTCATTCTATTGTTGGTTCGTTCGAATTGAAGTGCTTCTCATTCTTCTGGTATGTTGGACTGGACtaggaaagagagagagagagaaagagagaaagcaAATTTGGGGTTAGAATTTTGGTGAATTTGGACTTGAGAGAGGAGAGACAAAGAGATCGAGGATGACATGAGATTAGCTTTAAAAGCCTATAGCTAATTTCCTTTCATTctcgatctctctctctctctcttctctcgcAAATTCAAATTCACCAAAATCCTAACTCCAAATATGTTTTTTCTTGTCTATCACTCTCTCTTTGTAATCCCTACCAGTCTAGTCCAGCATACCAAAAGAACGAAAAGCGCTTCGATTCAAATGAATCAACAGCTGAACAAACAAAGGTCATGTTCTATTTCTTCTCCTCTCTCTCTTACTTTTCGAACAAGAATAAAAAGGTTGATGttgtgtatttttaatttattctctaatTCTTGATTGTTGTTCCTTAATTCTTGATTGCTATTATCAATTCTTGATTTTTGTACTATATGGTTTGCTAGTTTGGTTTTTATTTGTTATGTAGGATTAAATGGAGTAAATGGGCTTAGCctatttattgatatatttaTGGCCCGCCCATAACCTAACCAGTTAGGGTTAGGTTTAGACCTTTAGGTTTAGCCTAGATATAAATAGATAGTTGTGGATGCTAAACCTAACACCCTAATTAATATTCATATAGAGAATTAGAATATTACATGATACAACACCAAATAAATGGGCACGAATGCTTATTTAAAGGCCTAGCAACCGAATTTAAGATATGGGCCTAAGCCAAGAGGGCCATACTGAAAGAAGATTGCAAAGGCTCATATGCGGAACATTCTCATCAAGGAGTTACCTATGAGGACACGTGGACCAATTGATTGGTCCGGACCTCAAAGGCACACTCCTATCTTTCATAATCAACCATGAAATTCGAAATGAAATTAACCAAAAGGTCTGAAGCCAATAAAGGAATGTCACGTGTTAAGGTACTAAATCATCTATAAATAGCCTTGATTTTAGAGCCTCAGGTATGTCGTTCTTAATATTCATTCTTCTGATAATTGCTTTCAAGTTCAAACATACTTCTCAATACATCTCTGATTTAAGCATCAGAGAGGGTTCACCGGACTCCAACCCCCTCCTTAACTGTGTGTTGCTATTTCAGGTCACTGAAAGCAGTTGGAAGACTACATTTGATGTAGAGGATATCACTGCATAAGGCAGTTCCTCTCTCCCTACACTTAGAGTCGTCATCCATATGTTACTCGGTGTGCATTCTTAGTTTGTGGAACAACGATGATTGT
The window above is part of the Euphorbia lathyris chromosome 3, ddEupLath1.1, whole genome shotgun sequence genome. Proteins encoded here:
- the LOC136223507 gene encoding probable splicing factor 3A subunit 1 — translated: MPGTAILTLPAPPSNGDGPASPIQVFEKLTIEEDKAANEEQNKVPVATHTRTIGIIHPPPDIRNIVDKTSQFVAKNGPEFEKRIIASNANNAKFNFLNASDPYHAYYQHRLSEFRAQNQSSALQSSSQPADSAVTEVATTASAPDGGETAPKPDPAAQFRLPPRKVLEPPEAEQYTVRLPEGITGEELDIIKLTAQCVARNGQTFLTGLTNREMNNPQFHFLKPTHSMFTFFTGLADAYSKVLMPPKGLNEKLKKSVTDMTTVLERCSHRLEWERSQEQARQKAEDEIEQERMQMAMIDWHDFVVVESIDFADDEDEDLPPPMTLEEVIRRSKISTVDEDEIIEPGKEVEMEMDEEEVQLVEEGMKASSFDDAEKDRKLNDESEEPMRIVKNWKRPEDRIPAERDPTKFVISPITGELIPINEMSEHMRISLIDPKYKEQKERMFAKIRETTLAQDDEISRNIVGLARTRPDIFGTTEEEVSNAVKAEIEKKKDEQPKQVIWDGHTGSIGRTANQAMSQNANGEDQMETGNNDARTLPGPAAPPPRPGFPSVRPLPPPPGLALNLPRVPPNSIQYSTPNGGAYAVAPPRPQGMPMMSSIRPMQPPMSLPSGQQQVMVNRPPPMPPSISVPNMPVPPPPGSQFTPMPIPRQFMPPSISMMPPPPPMPHGMPPPPPPEDAPPPLPDEPEPKRQRLDDSMLIPEDQFLAQHPGPVCITISVPNVDEGNLKGQVLEITVQSLSETVGSLKEKIAGEIQLPANKQKLSGKAGFLKDNMTLAYYNFGTGEMLSLSLRERGGRKR
- the LOC136223508 gene encoding uncharacterized protein, with protein sequence MDVILRKNTKTKYCGCKFQIKVMEIGELGGWVVNGILGDRGQHCHQLAVYRQGYRQMSGLSPASKKLVREMSSAQAKPCAIFAAIKEKHPEDCPIQRHIYNYREKIRTESFEGRDVIGQFYRLAIDKDYIHWTQAVPGSNVVTHLFMAHPTSITLFRSYYLFVGMDSTYKTNKYKMSFFEIIGMTPSNKNFLIAYAIMKDETEGSYMWVLQKLKLLLQPDVHPTVIATDRELGLMRPVREVFPHSHHLLCTWHINKDVEDRVGKLSGMKKFGEIFKNSKWKRIIEAPTEAEYEAAVVAMKNTTGNWPGVIQYVETTWLVHKEKFCRAWTNKVLHLGNTTTCRVESSHAQLKQWLNSSTGALDTVWAKVHKDIEAQIEAIKYSLEDSRRRSAVNHCGEPFTYLDLHVSHYCLAVLNDELKRMHALSMDVVTECGCVLPMTHGIPCACELKTYIDTNESVRVDRIHPFWRSLAFEGLSDIPVTAPVYADGSEDHRFFQSLVEKVEKLDPSMVRSISMYIHDQINPEQSGFKEPEVKDTVRGRPKGNSSTKRNPSAWEYNQSPRGRARSSGSRSSRSRGRSSSSSVHNNQMPVGFDADIASYHHLHRVQGLIVPFITGFHDVVADGNCGFRVLADAITYNQEEWKLMRVLIEIEMRANHDLYAPVYGNGFDAALTRIKWAGAGCGESHWMVSLDDLFAAASVLNAVIFLFTTEQLGCCTILPMRSDDGRPPEREIVICHLGSYRHYIRLYLHPSFPVPPIATQWRLFSHQSVRHLENLYAERREAWTRLY